The DNA sequence AACATGGAGTGTTCCGAAGGAGCAGACGGCGGTGAAAGAGTGTTGGATTTATCTCACTTGGGTTTAAACAGTGTGAATGTGGACAGTGTGGCTGAGAAACGCAGGGCTGAGACCTCATATCTTCTCCTCTGTTATAACAGACTGACAGCCCTGCCGATCTCCATCCATCTCTTCACCAACCTCCAGTTCCTGGACGTGAGTAATAACGCCCTGACCGACCTGAGTGAGGCCATCACCGGCCTGAGCAACCTCCAAACCCTGCTGGCCAAGAACAACCGACTGGATGAGTTCTCTCTGCCCAAAGACTTGAGCTCTCTCCAGCGGCTGGAGGTGGTGAACCTGAGTGGGAACAGATTCGAACAGATCCCCAAACAGCTGCTGCACCTACCCCGCCTCCAGTCCCTGTCCTTCGGGGGGAACCGACTTAAACATATACCTGCTGAGATTGACTGCCTCAAAAGGTATTTATTATCACAGTATATCTGTCACATCTATCAGCACTAAGTCTTCTCCTATAACACAAAGTTGGAGA is a window from the Trichomycterus rosablanca isolate fTriRos1 unplaced genomic scaffold, fTriRos1.hap1 scaffold_360, whole genome shotgun sequence genome containing:
- the LOC134307870 gene encoding leucine-rich repeat-containing protein 58-like, which codes for MECSEGADGGERVLDLSHLGLNSVNVDSVAEKRRAETSYLLLCYNRLTALPISIHLFTNLQFLDVSNNALTDLSEAITGLSNLQTLLAKNNRLDEFSLPKDLSSLQRLEVVNLSGNRFEQIPKQLLHLPRLQSLSFGGNRLKHIPAEIDCLK